GGCCGCCTTGACCTGGGTGGTCGCGACCGTGCCGCCGGTCACGGTGAAAGCGTGCGCCGCGCCGGGGGCCGCGCTGCTGAACTGCAGGCGGAAGGAACCGGCGCCCACGGCGACCTTGGTGGCGGTGATGCCGAGCCCGGCCTTGTTGACCGCGCTGACGACGTCGTCGAGGGAACCGGAAGCCGGCGTGATCACGGTGGAGGTACCGGCGGCGTTGGTGAGTGTGAGGGTGGCGTCGGGCCAGGCTGTCACGGGCGCCGTGACCGTCACCTGGTTCTGGGCGAGCCGGCCCACAGTGACGTCGACGACACCGGCTGCGGCGCCGGCGCTGGTGGTGGCGGAGACCTGGCTGGAGCTGCTCGTGGCGCTGTAGAGGTCGTAACTGGCGGGCTTGGCCGCCTTCGCGGCGGCATCGGCGAGGGTGGAGACCTGGGTGTTCAGTCCCTGAACGGCGGTGGTGTAGCTCTGGGCGGCGGTGACCTTGCCTTTGAGCAGGGTCTGCGGAATCGCTTCGACCGCGATGAGGTTGTTGATCAGGGTCGTGGTGTCCTGGCCGCTGATCAGCCCGTCGATGGAGAGTCCCATGGCGCCTTCCGTCCCCTCGTGCGTGTGTCGGCATGTGCTGTGCTGCCTGGTTTGACTGGCGGCCGACGACGAGTGGCCGGCGGCGGGCTTCCTGAGGTCCAGTTCAGGTTGTGCTCGCCACCGGCCGATTCTCGGTCAATCGGCCGCCCGGTTCACCCGGGCCGTCGTTCGTCCGCGATCTAGCGCAGCAGCGTCAGGACGCCCTGGTTGGACTGGTTCGCCTGCGCGAGCATGGCGGTGCCGGCCTGCGACAGGATGCTGGAGCGGGTGTACTTGACCATTTCCTCGGCCATGTCGGTGTCGCGGATACGCGAGCCGGCAGCGGTGAGGTTCTCCTTGGAGACGGCCAGGTTGCGGATGACGCTCTCGAACCGGTTCTGCGAGGCACCCATGTCGGCGCGCGCGGTCGACACGGCCGTGATCTGCGTGTCCACTGCCGTGAGGGCAGCGGCTGCCCCGGCGGCGGTCGAGAAGTCAAGGGCTCCTGCCGCACCGGCCGTGCTGAGGGTGAAGCCCGTGCCGGCAGACGCGTGAGTTCCGGCGGTGCCGCCACCGACGACAGTGCCGCCGTTGTTCGAGCTGACGACCAGTTTGTTGTTGGCATCGACAGAGGCGGTCAGCGCCGACTTGAAGGTGGTGTCCTTGTTGAGCGCATCCGCAACGCTCTGGACGGTCTTCATCGAGCCCGCTGCTCCGAGGTCTCCCGTCGTGACGACGCTCTTCGAGCCGTCAGCCGCCGTGACCGAGAATGATGCGACACCGGTGACCAGGGTGGGGGTGTCCACTGCGCTGACGGCGCCCGCAGATCCGACCGTGAGTGCGGCGGCGATGCCCTTGAC
This is a stretch of genomic DNA from Cryobacterium soli. It encodes these proteins:
- a CDS encoding flagellin, whose product is MGMQINTNLAANNTYRNLASTQTDMAKSLERLSSGLRINRAADDAAGLAISEGLKSQVGGLTVASRNAQDGISVIQTAEGSLSEVQTILQRVRDLAVQAGNDSNNAKSRDAITTEVKQLTTELTRISASTNFNGTQLLDGSKASLSFQVGANADSSSQIQVSLTGANVKGIAAALTVGSAGAVSAVDTPTLVTGVASFSVTAADGSKSVVTTGDLGAAGSMKTVQSVADALNKDTTFKSALTASVDANNKLVVSSNNGGTVVGGGTAGTHASAGTGFTLSTAGAAGALDFSTAAGAAAALTAVDTQITAVSTARADMGASQNRFESVIRNLAVSKENLTAAGSRIRDTDMAEEMVKYTRSSILSQAGTAMLAQANQSNQGVLTLLR